In Meiothermus sp. CFH 77666, the sequence AGAGGCACCGAGGGCTCCCCCTTGGCGTTGGGCACCACCCGCAGGCCAGCCCCGCCAATCTGCTGGGCAAAAGCACCGTCGGTAACCCCCGGCTTGAGCACCACCAGGGCTCCCGCGCCCACGCTCTCGCCCAGCACGGTCAGGCTGCCCGTGGCCCGGTTGGCCCCGTCGGTAATATCCAGTGCCTGTGGGCCGCCCCAGAAGTTGCGGGGCACCTTGAAGAACACCTTGCTGCCTGACCCCTCGGGTTCAGTCCGCAAGCCCGTCACTTCCTCCCCCGCCAGGCTCAGGCGCAGGCCCCCGCCCGCCCGCCAGGGCAGGCTCACCTGCACCTCCTCCTCCCAGGCCGCCCGCCGGGGCGAAGGATACACCTCCGCCGAGATGGGGCTCGTCCCACGCCCCAAAAGGTCGCAACCCACCAGCCCCACCACCGCCGCCAGCATCAGCATCCATCGCATCCTGCACCTCCAGATAAGGGGTCTCCTCGAGCCAGTACGCGCTCCGTGGCATGGGTTTATCCTGCCGCCGCTACCCTGAACGCTCCATGAACGCCTGCATCTGCGCCCGCTGCTGCTGGGCCAGGTCGAAATACCCGGCGTTTTCCGAGACCGCAATGGCCTCCTGCCAGACCTCGAGATCCCCCATCAGCTCGGCCAGGTTCGAAAGGGCCAGGGCCAGCACATAGGCCTCGCCCGCCTCGCGGGCCGCCTCGATGGCTTTGTGGTAATAGGCCCGGGCTTCGGAAGTGCGGTTCTGAACGTGCAGCAGAGCCCCCGCGTTGTTCTGGGCCAGGGCGGCTTTCTTGAGGTTGCCAGTGGCCAGGGCCAGTTGTTCGGCCTCCTGGTAGCTTTGCAGTGCGGCCTCGAGCTTTTGTTGCCGCTCGAGTTCCTTACCCAGGTTGATGAGGGCCTGGGCCCGCAGGCTCGGGTTGTCCTGGGCGGCCTGCAAAAGCTCCTGGAAGACCTGGGCCACATCCTCACCGGTGCGGGCACGGGCGATGGCCGCGTTGTTGAGGGCATCCAGACGGCGGTTTTCGTCGCCCAGGCCCAGCCACAGAGCGGCGGCCCGTCTGAAGGCGGCGGCTGCTTCGGCAAAGCTTCCTTTGGCCAGAGCAATCAGGCCCAGGGTATTCTGCGCTTCAGCCCGGGCCTCTATCCCCCCCGATAGGGCTTTTTCGGCGGCTTCCTGGGCTTCATCGGCCCGGCCCAGGCGGTGGAAAAGGGTGGCCTTGAGGGCCAGGTGCTCGGGGGTGTCGGGCAGGAAGCGCATCGCCTCGAGGGCCTCCTTATACAGGCCCGCCCGCTCGAAGGCCCGCGCGCGAAGCAGGGTAATTTCGGGGTGGTTGGGGGCCTCGGTAAGCTCCTCGGCGGCCCGTTTGGGAAAGCCACGGCGAATCAGCTCGGTGGCCCAGGCCCGGTAGGCCTGCTGGAGGTGGGGCAGGTCAGTATCCTCCAGAAGCGCCCGGGCCCGCCGGTAGAGCGGCAGGGCCTGCTGGGGTTTGAGCAGGCGGGCCAGCCCCAGGCTGAGCCGGGCCTCGAGCGTGGGACGTTCAGCAATGTAGCTCAAAGCGGCCTCGCGCCCGAAGACGGCCCCGTTCAGGTTGATCAGCCCGGCGGAAAGCAGCAGGTCTACGGCCTGGGCCATCTCGGTTGCGTTCAGGCCCACCGCCTGGCGCACCAGCAGCAGGTCGGGGGTTTCCAGCAGGGCCAGCCCCATGTAAACCTGCCGCGCCGGCTCGCTCAGGCCGAGCAAGCGGGCTTCCAGGGCGGTCTGGATGGGCTCCCCGCGCAGCCAGGCCCCCACCAGGGCCGGTACCCCTCCGGTTGCTTCGAAAGCCCCCGGATAGCCTGCCAGTTCCTCTCTTGAGAGGGGCTCGAGCTCGACCAGCCCATCCACCGCAAAGGGGGGCTCTCCCCGGCCCGAGGCCACCACCCGGATGGGCGGGCGCAGGCTCCGCAGGCGCAGCAAAATGCGCTGGCTTTCGGGATCCATCTGCTCCCAGTCGTCCAGGAGGAGGTGTTCGCGCAACTGCACCGCCCGGCGCAGCAGGGCCTCCTCACCCCCCTGAAGGTTCTCCAGCAGGGGTTCCAGCGTAGCGTAAGGCAGCCCTGAACGGGCCGGCAGGTAGAGCCAGCCCGTGCGGCCCGCCACCTCGTGTAGCAGGGCGGTCTTGCCCATCCCGGCCCCACCCCGCACCCAGACCCAGGCTCCTTCCTGGGTGGCCAGCAGGGCTGCGATTTCCTGCTCCCGGCCCACCAGACCCTGCCGCAGGCGACCCCGGGCGGCCTGGCTCGAGCCGCCCAGCGCAATGCCCAGCTCCCGCGCCTCGCGCCCCAGGGCCTCGGCCAGGGGATGCTCGCCAGCCAGCAGCAGCCGGTAGACCTGGGGCAGTTCCTCCGGCTCCAAAGGCGGCGCGCCGGCTACCTGGTAGGCTCGTTCGGCAAGGGCAGCAGCCTCGGCGAACCTCCCCTGGTGGGCGGCTTTCTCGGCCAGTACCAGGTGGGCCTGGCGCACCTCGCGGGCCAGCCGCTCGCGCACCTCGTAGACCCATTCCTCAAGCTCGCTCCCCACCTCGGTGGCCGCAAGCCCCTCGGCAAAAGGCCCCCCATACAGGCGCACCCCCTCCTCCCAGCGCCCCGCCCGCAGGGCATCCTGCAAAGCCAGGGCATCGCAGTCCAGGTCTACCCAGGCCCGGCTTTCGTCGTTGTAGGCCACCCCTAGCTTACGCAGCTTGGCCAGGGCCACTGCCAGGGAGTTCATGGGGTCGGCGGCCTCGGGCCAGAACAGCTCGGCCAGAAAGCGCCGGGGCCTGGGGCCTTCCAGGGCCAGGTAGGCCAGCAGCAGCAGGGGCTTCTCCCGGCTGAAGCCGCTGCCCTCGAGGCGCAGGCCGCCCAGTGTGTAAAGCATAGCTTCAGTTTACCCAGGCCGTGGAGCGTTCATGGAGCGTTAAGGGGTGTTTCGTTAACCTCCGGGCGTGCTAGGGTATGGCACACTACAAGCAAGGCGTAAAGGGAGGTTACGAATGAAAAAGGGAGGTTACGAATGAAACAGGTATGGTTTGGTCTTTTGGGAGCGCTGTCGCTGTTGCTCACGGCTTGTCCTGGTGGTCAGCAAACGGCTTGTAATACCGATGGCCAGGGCACTTTACAGGTCATCATCAATGGCCTTCCCCCAGGTATTAACGGTAAAGTGACGGTGAGCGGGCCAAACAGCTTCAGCCAGACGCTAACCAGCTCCCAAACGCTCAGCGTTGGCGGTGGCAACTATGTGATTGATGTCAAGAAAACCACCAGTCAGACAACCAGCAGTACAGTGGTTCGCTCTGCTTACACCGGGAGCAGCGACAAAACCCAAGCCTGTGTGAAAAACAATGAGACCAGCCAGATTACAGTGACCTACAACCAGATTCCCAGCAGCGCCAAACTGTGGACTATCAACAACCCCCCCAAGAATAGTGGCGATGCCCGCACTCTGGGGTATGCTGGCAACAACCTGGAAACCTCGAACACAGCTGCGGCAGCGGTGTCGGCAGACACTGCACTGGCCCGTGATCTGACTTTTGATCCAGACGGAAACCTGTGGATGCTGGGTGGAACCACTTCAGATCCCACGCTGCTGCGTTACCCGGCGAGTACGCTTGGTGCAACCGGCAGCAAAACCCCTGACAAGCGACTCGACGTCTCGGGCTTTAGTTGCGTTCCTGGGGCCGAACGCATGGCTTTTGACCCCAACGGCCACCTCTGGCTATCCATTCCATGCGCCAAAAAGTTGGTACGTGTAACCAGCAACCAGCTCAACGGAGCCACGAGCAGCCTCACCACGGTAGCCCCCACCGTCGAGATTAGCGGCTTTAGCGGAACCCCCAGGGGCCTGGCTTTCGATGCATCGGGCAACCTGTGGGTCGGCCACGACCTCAGCAGCAACAGCGGTCAGGTTATGCGCTTCGATGCTAGCAGCCTGAACAGTTCAACTACCGCCAGCAGCGCCGTACGCATACTGACTGCGAACCTTGCAGCAGGCCCTACCAACACGGCCTACGATCTGGCCTTCGACAACGCGGGCAGCCTATGGGTGCTTTGTTTTAACTGTGGTGGAGCTATTTTATACAAGTATACCAGCACACAGCTAACCGGCACCGGCAGCGCCACTCTAAGTCCAGATAAGCAGATTAGCCTCCCAGCCACTGCTCTGCCCCGCGCCTTCGCCTTCGACGAGGGAGGCGGTTTGTGGCTGGCTTACGATAAGCCCTCGGCAAACGGGCGCTTTGCCCGATTGTCACCCAGCCAGCTCACGGTGGACTCAAGCCCTGGCAGCCCCACCATCCCCGAGCGCATTATTGAGGGCAGTACCCTGGGCAACGCCAATAGCATTGTGTTGTATCCGGCTCCAGCAAACCTACCCCTCTTCCATCGTTTACCTAACTGAACTTGACAGATTTCTCACCCCGCTGAGTGGCGGGGTTTTTTAGCGTTCATGCCCCGTTCAACCCCCCACCTCTACCCTTTGCATAACTTCGGTAGACACCCGAAGGGTTCAAGGAGGAAGAGAATGAAACCCACTCGAGTTCGGTTCCTGATGCAAACCATCCTGCTGGCTGTTTCGCTGCTCCTGATGGCCGCCCAGTGCGGCGGCGCCCCCAGCTCCAACCAGCTTCCCCCGTCCACCTTCCGCATCGTCCCAACCCTCACCCCGTCGGTAGCCTCCATCCCCGACCCCGATGGCGGCGCACCCCGCCCGGTTGGGGCCTTGCGGGGCAAGAGCGGCATCCAGAGCGAGTTTGTGCTCAACGAGCTGATGATCAGCAGCGACGACACCGCCAAGGTGGAGGCCCTGGCGGCCCGCTACGGTGGGCGGATACTGCGAAGCATTAGCCTCGAGGGTGCCCCCAAGCTCCACCTGGTACAGATTAACGCCAGCCCGGCCATCGAGGCCCAGCTCGCCCAGGATTTGCAAGCCCTGGTGCCTGGAGCAAGGGGCGACCTCGAGTTCTCCAGCCAGGAGGGCCTCAACCTGCTGGCTGCCGCCGCCCGCGAGGGGGTTAGCCAGAACCTCAAGGTCTCGCTCAACTTTGTGCTGAGCCCCCAGGGCTTC encodes:
- a CDS encoding SARP family transcriptional regulator, yielding MLYTLGGLRLEGSGFSREKPLLLLAYLALEGPRPRRFLAELFWPEAADPMNSLAVALAKLRKLGVAYNDESRAWVDLDCDALALQDALRAGRWEEGVRLYGGPFAEGLAATEVGSELEEWVYEVRERLAREVRQAHLVLAEKAAHQGRFAEAAALAERAYQVAGAPPLEPEELPQVYRLLLAGEHPLAEALGREARELGIALGGSSQAARGRLRQGLVGREQEIAALLATQEGAWVWVRGGAGMGKTALLHEVAGRTGWLYLPARSGLPYATLEPLLENLQGGEEALLRRAVQLREHLLLDDWEQMDPESQRILLRLRSLRPPIRVVASGRGEPPFAVDGLVELEPLSREELAGYPGAFEATGGVPALVGAWLRGEPIQTALEARLLGLSEPARQVYMGLALLETPDLLLVRQAVGLNATEMAQAVDLLLSAGLINLNGAVFGREAALSYIAERPTLEARLSLGLARLLKPQQALPLYRRARALLEDTDLPHLQQAYRAWATELIRRGFPKRAAEELTEAPNHPEITLLRARAFERAGLYKEALEAMRFLPDTPEHLALKATLFHRLGRADEAQEAAEKALSGGIEARAEAQNTLGLIALAKGSFAEAAAAFRRAAALWLGLGDENRRLDALNNAAIARARTGEDVAQVFQELLQAAQDNPSLRAQALINLGKELERQQKLEAALQSYQEAEQLALATGNLKKAALAQNNAGALLHVQNRTSEARAYYHKAIEAAREAGEAYVLALALSNLAELMGDLEVWQEAIAVSENAGYFDLAQQQRAQMQAFMERSG